Part of the Ziziphus jujuba cultivar Dongzao chromosome 8, ASM3175591v1 genome is shown below.
tacttatttattttttgcagagAAGAAGAATTTGAGTTTTAATTGCTGTTGTTGGAGGGTTAGAATGCAGTATGCAAAGAAGAGCTGATAATGTAGGAGTGGTCAGTGGTGGGAGTACTCAGCAACAAAACAACAACAGCTACTTACAAACAGAAAAGCTCCGTTGGATCTTTATGtaagcttctctctctctctctctctctctctctctctcgcgcgCGCGCGCGCTGTTTTCTGTGGGTTTCTTACACATTTTGAGTTTCTGGTAATACATTTGCTCTCTCTATTATCATAGAAAACTTTCATGTCATGCTTGTTATTTAGCATCATTTACTTGGATTTTGGGTGTATAATCGAGGATACAATATATTGGAGGATTTTAGAAGGCAATGggggaaaatattattaatgcaGTTCTTTTTCACAGATTTAAGTTTTCTGGGACCAATGTCCATTTCACCATTTAGGCACACATAGGTGAGGGGTTTGAGTCTAATATACTATATATTGAAattatacccttttttttttttttttaaatgtttttcttACTTTATTCTTGTGTTGGTATTCTTAATTCAACAAACAATTGCTGGATTtgctacaaaaaaacaaaaaaagagggtttaatttcaataaatacCATATTAGACTCAAAACCCTCCTCTATGTGTGTCTAAATAGTGAAACGGACTTTGGTCCAAAACCCAGactaacaaacaaaagaaattctcatctaattaatttccattttttttgctttcttgtCTTGTGTGTTCTTAGCTTGCAACTCTGGTTCcactttctctttctattttcctttttttcttaattattattattattattatttttttttatattgaccTATTGATTGTATATTCTAACAACTTTTTTCACAAGAAATTTTCGCAAGAAAACTAATCATTGTTAATAAGGGTATTAGGACAATCTAAAAGCTACGTTGAGTTGCAGAGGGGAAACTCTCTTTCAATTTCTTGGTCTGCATCTTAGTAAAGTTCTCAATTTTGATTGTTTTAGGATCTAAGATGTTGAAGAGAATTGTGTTAGTCTTGCTTATTGGGTTGCTGGCATGGGCATATCAGAACACCCGCCCTGCACCTCCTAAAATCTGTGGGTCGCCCGGCGGTCCACCCATCACAGCTCCTAGAGTAAAGCTGAGGGATGGAAGGCATTTGGCCTACAAGGAGCATGGTGTGCCAAGAGAAGTTGCCAAATATAAGATTATCTATGTTCATGGCTTCGGTTCTTGCAGACATAATGAGCTGATAGTATCAAACACATCTCCGGTACTTAATTCCTAACCTCTATggatttcttaaaaatatttgttatagaGACCGATTTCATTGTTTGTATTCTTCTCAGGAAGTTGTCCAAGAGCTAGGTGTTTATGTTGTGTCTATCGACAGACCTGGCTATGGAGAAAGTGATCCCGATCCTAACCGAACAGTGAAGAGTATGGCTTTAGATATAGAAGAGCTTGCTGATCAGTTGGGACTTGGATCCAGATTTTATGTGATTGGATTTTCTATGGGTGGCCAAGCGGTCTGGGGTTGCCTCAAATATATTCCTAATAGgtaataaatactaaattacCTCTAGTTATCCATTTGGAAATTGCAAAGTTCAATTAGGACTATTCCTATATTATGTGGTTAGACAAGTATATATAGTTCTCAAAAGCTTGAACTGTTAGAAAGTTTGTCGTAGTCGAACTGTGTATATCAAGCttaacatatacatacacaatTCATGAATACAATAATggaataaatttgttttttcatcATATATTCGTGATTATTTTTGTGTGAATTATCTCATACATAATCTTCAATTTGAAATATGCTTCCAATTGAATGTTTTGAATGCTGACTGTAGGCTAGCAGGAGCAACACTAATTGCTCCTGTTGTGAACTACTGGTGGCCAAGTCTTCCTGCAAATTTGTCCACAGAGGCCTCCTACAAACAACCAGTAGGGGATCAATGGATACTCAGGGTTGCTCACCATTTTCCATGGCTAACATATTGGTGGAACACTCAGAAATATTTTCCAGCTTCCGGTGTAATAGCTGAAAACCCTGAAATTTTCTCACCTCAAGATTTACAAATTTTTGTGAAGATTTCTGGTCCTCAGAGAGAGAAATACAAGGTACTTATATTACCACATGAAGCATTTTAGTTATGAGCAATGATTCACAGTACTCAATCGCTACATGGTGCATTATCCTTAGTATGTTCTATATCAGCTGTCAACAATAAGTTTGTATTGGAAGCAAAATGAGTATGTAACTGATATAATGGAACGTGTATTCATAGTAAATGAATATAAGCCTACTAGCGTTTATATGATCAGtttgaaaggaaaatacaaaaaagtgAATTACATCTTCGTTGTGCTTCTAGCGTAGCGCACATTTTGTTGAACTAGGAGTTAGCTAGGAAAGGCATAACATAAACCATGTGTTTCTTTCCTCTAGATTTTATTCAGAGCATGTGAGTCTTGCAGATATTACAACCACCTGTTCCTTTAAATGAGTGATACCATGTTGCATGATTGAAATCCTCTGTTTGGATATTGAAGATGCTCATTGTCAAAAGGAGTACTAAAGTcacaattttctaatttgttattgttgttaacaagatgatttttcctttttctctgttTTGTGGTGTTATTTGCAGCCTCAGGTGAAGCAGCAAGGAGAATTTGAATCCCTCCATCGAGATATGATGGTTGGATTTGGTAAATGGGATTTCGATCCCATGGATATCGAGAACCCTTTCAGTAACCACGAAGGGTCTGTGCATATATGGCAGGGCGATGATGATAGGCTTGTGCCAGTTACGCTGCAAAGGTATATTGTCAACAAACTTCCATGGATTCATTACCATGAGATACCAGGGGGCGGACACATGTTTCCATATCTCGATGGCATGAGTGAAGCCATCTTAAAGGCTCTTGTATTTGGTGAGAAGTAGCCTACTTTTGGCATGGAGATAGATGTTCTTTTTGGTCTTCTTACTCTACTTTGTTTGATTTTCTACttgatatatattgattttgagATAGGAGACCACATAATGTAGATGTTGTTGTACAGTATGGTAGTTCTAGAGATGTACTGGGACAGAGTATCCCCAAAAAGATTCTATTAACAACTGAAAGCATTCCGAGCACTGATTTCACATTGGGAAATTCAGTTTTCTCAAAATGTCAACAAACAGTTTGCATGAATGCTAGAGAAGTTATGAAATTCCATTTGAAATGCTTGTTCTctatattttagtttccttttgTATCAAAGAGATAAAAAGGACTTTCACTTTCAAATTATTATCTTTAAAGTCTCTAAGGCACAAAAGTGGAAGTGTAGTATCTCGTGCTGGAAGCTGCAGACCCCtttaaaggataatattatgtttatttggtagTTGGAAAGTGATAGAATCCTCCTCCATCTGCAGAGTCTCAAGAAGAAGTGTGAAGGATACTTGGATATTGAAGTATTGGGCAGGGACATTTTAATTAAGAGTTAAGTCATAAACTTAGCTAattcaatcaaaacataaaaaaaagggtataaAATCAagcatttttttcctttaaatgtCTATTAGCTTAAGATAAGTTGTATTAAGACTCTCAGTTGCTTTTTAGGTGACCATAATGAACAAAAACAGAGCCTTCATTTGAATAACACTTGAAAATGGTAAAGGAGGAGGATTTCGATCAAAATGGATAAAAACAATTCAAGGTTTTCCATATGATGGCTAATGTgcatgtttctttttttaaaaatagcacTCCAAGTTTGACTTTGACCTCGCGAAGTCAGTCTTTTAGATTATAGAAAGTTTGTTTATAAAAGTAATTGAAAAACTAGTTTTGTTAGGAAATTGATTAATTACAATTAAAGAAACCACcatatcttttaaaatctaaaaatgaaagatgtttataaaattaattcaaaaaccTGTTTTCTTGAACcaaatacttatatatatgcgtgtgttttattttattgttttatttatttctttttcttttttttttcttttttccccccttgTTACCCTGGATTTTCACCAATTTTCCCATATTGTTAACGAACAATTTTCACGATTGATTGAGAAGTTTTATATATGAAATGCCTGTAGATTAAATGCTTGTCTTCCATATAGTAATGTGTTTGTTtatcaaaagttaaaacatGCACGCCAAATTATTGAAaggtattgaaaaaaaaaaaaaagaaaaaaaaaggacaaaatctCAATTTCTTTAGCAttaaattgacccaaaaaaaaaaaaaagaagtgtctTTTAGTTACTTTTTTAAGATGCAACATTAATCGATTGTTTTTTAGGTGAGCATAATAATGAGCAAAGACACATCcttagttaaaatattatttgaaaagagATAAAATCAAGCAGCAAACATTCCCACCAAAAGTGGGTACAAACAATACAAATTACAAAAACCATTTACGATATTTTACTATGCAGAAAACATAATTTGCTAAACTTCGTTACAAGCTTATTTTGGATAAACATGATTTACTAAACGTTGTTACAAGCTTACTTTGCACAATTAATAGCATGATACTAATTATAATTAGTTCATGTAATTAAACTTCTCTTTAAGTTCTCTTAGCACACTTTCAGCTCTTCCTTCCCTCTCCTCAAGTTCCTTGAGTTTTTCTCCTAGTTGTTTCTTCAATCCTTTCACTTCTTCTCGAATCTTTGCCATCTCCACATCTAGCTGAAGAAGAATGGTATGTTCTGCGGACACCATTTCATAACTAGCTACTGCCTCAATATCTTCTTCTGTGGTATTATCTCCTTGCTCCTCAATCTCTTCTTGCTTTTCAGTTGAAGAAGATTCCACTATTTCCTCTGATATACTACTCGTCTCCTAAATATATAATaccataattaaatttagaaaaaaaaaaaaaaaggaaacaaagaaaagaaaagaatttatggggcatttgaattaatttgttATACCTTAGGAAGAACACATTCGATATGAGTTGCAATCTTGCATTCTTCACAGTGATAAGCACCATAATCTGGATCTCTTATTTCTTCGCAAACGTGACAGTAATACTGGTTTGAATCATCTTCTCTATAAGAACTGATAAGAGTAAGGGGATGGATATGGTCATAGTAATCGACGGTACTTGGCAAAGACATGCATGATCCGGAGTGGATATTAAAATCGCAGGCGAAGCAACGAAACAAATCAGCATCACAACCTTATTGCAGGCAATGCATAGAACATCATCCAGGTCTATTTTCTCAAAATGTGCAAGAAGGTGCTTATGGCGGTCATGTTTGACACTAGGCTTTAAGAAAGCACAACCAATGTCAAGGTTGAAGGGACACTGAGTACAATGGAGGACAAATGCATCTTTGATCCTCTTACGACATGCTATGCAACGCAACTCATCAGCAGGCGGTTTCTGCAAAAGGGTTAGAGTGTGCTGTGGATGGAAAGGATGAACCATCTCTTTTGGGACTTGGGAACACAGTGGATGGAGATAGAAATGGCATCTTTGACAACCCAAAATGGGAACATCGAAAGTTCTCAACCCACATCCATTACAAGATCGTATATATTCTGACTTAAGAGGAGAGAGTTTATGATCATGAAAGAAATGTTGAAACTCAAATCTCCTAAGTAATGCAGAGCTCATCCATTCAAAATCAGTAGAGCAAATAAGATCGATGCGGAAATCACATTGATGGTGGCCACAATGGTAGAAATAACCGGATTTGGTTTCCCTACAGAAACTACATTCATACTTGATTTCACCATTATTATTAGGATTTGTGAAGGACAGAGTTAAAGGGTGGTGTGGGTGAAGTGGGTGATATTCTTGGGTAGTTTCTTTGAATTTAAAGCATTTGATATGTAGGTAGTACTTACATTCCTCTTTTGGACAGTAGTAATAATCTTTGAAGTCTTTCATGTATCCACGGCAAACATTGCAATGTTCAAGGTTGATAAATCGCTTATCGGTACCAACAGACAAGGGATGGCTGTGGCTCGGATGAACTATCTCCTTCTTACTCAGCATGACTTAGGAAgtcaaagaaaagaaacagaacTACTAAAACAATAGGACCAGAAGCAAATTCTGGGTCCAAGTTGGTCCAATTCtcactggaaaaaaaaaaaaaaaaaaaaaacctcggGGAGCTTACAAGGTCCAGAAATGCCGAATATTCAAGCTAGCTTGAGGTTGAAAGAGGAACTGTCCTTTCTATACAAGCTATAATGATAAGAAAAACCATGAAAAAATTCAATGCGCTTCCGGAGCACAACTCTCTGCCTCTCACAAAGACAAAGAAGTGGGGTATTAACAATACAaggggatttttttattttttattttttttcaacataTGGTGTTATTTTCACacttgaaataaattaatactaataaatttGACCTTCCAAACTTATAGTATTAATTATACGCAAGTTGttgagaaaaaattaaaagtagtggaaaaaaacaaatacaagttTTCCAAAGGGACCGCCtcatgtttattttaaaataactaacATGATTATTGACCTCCTCAAGTCTATCTCttaaaatgagaaaaatgaaagttgctcataaaattaattgaataaactGTGTTGTGATCTCAGGAAGAAAGCAATAATTAAAGCATCCtccttaaattttcttttaaattatattaacgaAAGTCTTTTTATAAAATGGAATTTTCACCATGTTTTCTGCACTTTAATTAGTATTTGAAATGGTGCAATATAGGATAAAATGTAGGGGTTGTTCTTTTTACACGACCATAGTTTCTTTTCCCATTGCTTTTCTCTTAACACTgccttttgaaaaattttcattCTAAAATATCAGTCAATACTTCAATTAATACCAATATTAGCCCAAAATCAAAAC
Proteins encoded:
- the LOC107404064 gene encoding uncharacterized protein LOC107404064, which codes for MLSKKEIVHPSHSHPLSVGTDKRFINLEHCNVCRGYMKDFKDYYYCPKEECKYYLHIKCFKFKETTQEYHPLHPHHPLTLSFTNPNNNGEIKYECSFCRETKSGYFYHCGHHQCDFRIDLICSTDFEWMSSALLRRFEFQHFFHDHKLSPLKSEYIRSCNGCGLRTFDVPILGCQRCHFYLHPLCSQVPKEMVHPFHPQHTLTLLQKPPADELRCIACRKRIKDAFVLHCTQCPFNLDIGCAFLKPSVKHDRHKHLLAHFEKIDLDDVLCIACNKVVMLICFVASPAILISTPDHACLCQVPSITMTISIPLLLSVLIEKMIQTSITVTFAKK
- the LOC107413051 gene encoding uncharacterized protein LOC107413051; its protein translation is MLKRIVLVLLIGLLAWAYQNTRPAPPKICGSPGGPPITAPRVKLRDGRHLAYKEHGVPREVAKYKIIYVHGFGSCRHNELIVSNTSPEVVQELGVYVVSIDRPGYGESDPDPNRTVKSMALDIEELADQLGLGSRFYVIGFSMGGQAVWGCLKYIPNRLAGATLIAPVVNYWWPSLPANLSTEASYKQPVGDQWILRVAHHFPWLTYWWNTQKYFPASGVIAENPEIFSPQDLQIFVKISGPQREKYKPQVKQQGEFESLHRDMMVGFGKWDFDPMDIENPFSNHEGSVHIWQGDDDRLVPVTLQRYIVNKLPWIHYHEIPGGGHMFPYLDGMSEAILKALVFGEK